In Nitrosomonas ureae, the sequence GATGCCGGCTAAAAGAACAACCTGATGCGCTAATTGGTGAATTATGACAAATTACCAGATATCATTAATCTCTACTCGTCTAGAACCATGTTTATTACTTCGGGATGAAAATACATGATTATTGTTATCTCACCGGCCAAAACGCTGGATTTTGAAACCCCGCCCATCACTCAGGAATATACGCAACCTGTTTTTCTCGATGACTCGGCCAAATTGATCAGCGCACTCAAAAAACTGGAACCACAGCAAATCAGTCAGTTGATGTCGATCAGTCCCAAACTGGGCATTTTGAATTCAAACCGCTATTACGCCTGGAATCGACCGTTTACGCTGGGAAATTCAAAACAAGCGATTCTTGCATTCAAAGGGGATGTTTATACCGGCATGGACGCTGAAACTATGACTACTGCGGAATTGGCTTTTGCTCAGGATCATTTGCGCATTTTATCCGGGTTATATGGTGTATTGCACCCGCTGGACTTGATGCAACCTTATCGGCTGGAAATGGGTACGCAATTTAAAAATTCGCGCGGCAAAAACTTGTACGAGTTCTGGGGAGATAAAATCACTCAAGCACTGAATCTGGATTTAAAGAAACAGAAGGATAGTATTCTGATCAACCTGGCATCCAACGAGTATTTCCAATCTATACATACGAAAAACCTGGAAGCGCGTATCATTACACCTGTTTTTAAAGACGAAAAAAATGGAATTTATAAAATCATCAGCTTTTATGCCAAGAAAGCCAGAGGCATGATGAGTCGCTATATCATCCGAAACAAACTTACAAATCCCGAAGCCATTAAAAAATTTGATGTTGCAGGTTATCAATTTGACGCAAAAAACAGCAATCACGATGAGTGGGTTTTCACTCGCGCAGAATCGAAAGCAGCGTGATTGGCAACACACAATTTCAAAGGCTTCCGACAGGAAAATGCTATGATCACCGACCCATTCATTGAGCGGGCTAAAAAATATGTGACGTTATCCAACGATCACGATCTTGCGAGCATAAAATGCTTATTTGCTGATGATGCCACCTACCACTCCGATTATTTCGGTACATACCAGGGTAGCGACGCGATTCATGCCATGATGACCAGCTTTTTTGCACGCTTTCCCGATGCATACTGGGAAATCCCTGACTATCGCAACAACGAGCAAAATGGAGTTGAATTCACATTTGTAATGACCGGCACGGATGCCTCTACCGGCGAACCGGTGACACGGCATGGGCTGGAACGCATTTACTTCACTTCGACTGGACTAATTCAGCATATCGCTGTTTGCAAGCCCAAGCAGTAGTTTGGCAAAAAATCACGAGGACATACACAGGGCCACAATCGTACAGTTGGTTCGATACCCAAATCTTCCGGCACGGATGGAATTTCCCGATTAAGCCGGAAAAAACACGTAAAAAAGCTAATTCTTCCAATGGAAACCATTAGATAAAAAACAGAGTTTCCCCAATATATTCATTCCATCAAGTGCATTATTATGACAGTCATCAATTTTATTACTGGAGGAACTGATCATGAAAACACAAAAATTCTTTGCATTAATCTCTGTTTTGGCATTCAGCTTAACTATTTCATCAGCATTCGCAGTAGAAGGTATTGATGACAACGATCATGCTACATTGGCACAATATTATGAAAATGTTGCTAAGGAAACCGAAGCAAAATTGCAAAAAAATAAAGCAGCACTCGAAGAATACGAAGCACATTCTTATTACTATGGCAGACGAGGTCAGGATTTCAAATCCCACACAGCCGCGAATATTCGCGAATACGAGGCAGTGTTGGCAGAAAGTCTGAATAATGCAGACCTGCACAAAAGAATAGCGATGGGTCAAGGTAGTCCAGCAGTCAACAAGGCTCAACTTAATCTCAATCAAGATACATCAGCAATCAGATAGCCTAACCGTACCGCAATCGGATTTGGAATGAATCCAGTCGAAAAAAGCCATCGATTTACCGATGGCTTTTTTATTCCGATAACGACATTTCCGTAACCATAATAATAGAAACTATCATAACTTTCCCTACCCATATGCAATTGGCATTATATTAATATTCCTGTTTATTCCACGATATAACTGAGCGTCCCGCAACACACATAAAAGAACGTAGCACCGTCACACCACTGCTTCAATCTCATACAGCATGATTGACGCGCCTCCGTCACTCCGGCATGATGCAAGTCCTTTGATGCCACAGCGTCTCTCGCAGATATCTCATCACTAAAATTCAAATTTTATGACCATTACTCCCAATCGCGAGTGGGCTTTGATTGTCGGCCCGTTGCTTGCAATCACTATGTTCTTTGCGATGTCTCGGTTTGGTTGGGAGGAACATGCCTGCTGGACGGGAGCTGTGGCCATTTTGTGCGTAGTTTGGTGGATTTTTGAACCGATTCCGATTCCCGCAACATCGATTGTTCCGTTAGCGGTTTTCCCACTCCTCGGTGTATTGCCGCAGGAAAAAATAGCCATGGCGTATGGTAACGAGCTGAT encodes:
- the yaaA gene encoding peroxide stress protein YaaA, giving the protein MIIVISPAKTLDFETPPITQEYTQPVFLDDSAKLISALKKLEPQQISQLMSISPKLGILNSNRYYAWNRPFTLGNSKQAILAFKGDVYTGMDAETMTTAELAFAQDHLRILSGLYGVLHPLDLMQPYRLEMGTQFKNSRGKNLYEFWGDKITQALNLDLKKQKDSILINLASNEYFQSIHTKNLEARIITPVFKDEKNGIYKIISFYAKKARGMMSRYIIRNKLTNPEAIKKFDVAGYQFDAKNSNHDEWVFTRAESKAA
- a CDS encoding nuclear transport factor 2 family protein produces the protein MATHNFKGFRQENAMITDPFIERAKKYVTLSNDHDLASIKCLFADDATYHSDYFGTYQGSDAIHAMMTSFFARFPDAYWEIPDYRNNEQNGVEFTFVMTGTDASTGEPVTRHGLERIYFTSTGLIQHIAVCKPKQ